TTATCAGTATTATCTGATTCAGGATGAAAATAATAATTCTTATGAGGGTTTTATAGGCTATGAGCTCAATTATGAAGAAAATACAACCAAGCTGCATCGCATTTATCTCGTACCGGAAAGCAAAGGAAAAGGATTTGGAAAAGGAGCTTTACAGTTTTTGAATGAAAAAGCTTCCGAAAACGGAAACCGCAGAATTATTTTAAATGTCAATAAATATAATGCAGCCAGAAACTTCTACGAATCGCAGGGGTACAGCGTATATGATGAAGGGGTTTTTGATATTGGAGGCGGATTTGTGATGGATGATTACCTTATGGAATTTCTAATTCACATGTAATTGACTTATAATCTTGTAACTTTATCCTGTAATTCTATAACAAGTGATTTCTTTTTTTGATTCATCTTTGCTTCAGAACCAAATCACTTACAATAATACATTCATATGCTTGGTTTTTAGCTTAATCGGCTTTTTATCAGTATATTTTTTTCATCCTTAGTGTTTAAATTCCTGTATTCTCAAATACAGGAATTTTTTTGTGTTCATATTATGTTAAAAAAAAATTTCTATTTCACTTTTAATTGAAATAAATCATTATATTTACTAAAAATTTGGCTTATTTATACTAGGATGAAAATGTACGTTAAATTTGATTTCAATGCCCTTTGCAAAAAGGTATTGGACGAGAAACTCAAGGAGCACGGGTTGAAATACCGGTTGCTGAATTTCGGTGAAGTGGAATTCTATGAACCTTTTACACAGGAACAGCATAATCTTTTTAAGAAGAATCTTGGAGATTATGGGATAGAAATCATAGAAAGCCAAAAAACCGCTTTGGTTCAGAAAATAAAAGATGCCATTGTAGAACTTGTCTTTTCTGATGAGATCATTCCCGTGAAAGCTTCTATTTATATTTCTGAGAAACTGAATCACAGCTATGGATACCTTTCTAATCTGTTTTCAGAAGTTGCTTATACCTCTATAGAGAATTTTGTTATTCTTCAAAAAATAGAGCATGCGAAAGCATTGATTATAAGGAACAAGCAGAGCCTTACAGAGATCGCTCATAAACTGAATTATTCAAGTGTGGCACATTTAAGCACTCAATTTAAAAATACAACAGGAATCACTCCATCCCAGTTTCAAAAAATAATAGGAAGAAGAAGAAAAGCACAAAGCACAGCTATTAACCCTAAAATGCAGTATGAATAAAGAATTTCTGAACGTAATAGTAGCAGATAACGATGAAAACACTTTAATTTTTTTTAAAAATATATTAAAAGAGCTAAAAGTCTCTATAAAAGTTCAGTGCTTCAGCAACGGAAACAGTTTGATGGAATATTTGAATAATGATGATGCTGTAGTTCCGGAGATCGTTTTTATGAGATACACACTTCCCGGAAAAGATAGTATGGAATGCCTGGATGAAATGGGCTTGAATTTAAAGTTTAGCAACATGGTAAAAGCGGTATTTTCTGACCCGATCCCGGAAATAGAAATTGAAGATATCTTTGTGAAAGGAGCTAATATTTATATGAGAAAACCGGAGTCTTTTGAGACATTTAAGAAGGTGCTTACTGACATTATTACGATTAATTGGCAGTATTATACCTCAGGACTTAATAAAGAAAACTTCATCCTAAAAGTGTGATTATTAGAGACTTTTTTTGTTTTTTTTAAATAAAAATAAGGTTGTATTTGTTACATGCTATTCACAGATAGGTGATAATTTTATAACTAATAGTTAAAATAATATAAAATAGAATTCAATTAATAGTGTGACATTTGTAAAAGTAAACTCAGCGACACAAATTTAACTATATAGAAAGAAGATACAGGTGAATGAGAAGTAATTGTTTCTAAAAAAATAAGATTATATAAATCACGATGTTAGTTAACAAAATGAATTATGTTAATTTCCAATTTTAAAGCATAGAAGATCTTTAAACAAAACGGTACAATCATGAAAACTCAAAGCAGGTGGAGGTATTTTTATTCGTTTCATTCCCTCATCTCCATCTGACCACAGTTAGTTTTTATAATAAGCAAGTTGGAAAAATAATTCATTTTGTTTTTTATAATTTATTTTAATAGTTTATGGTTTAGCATATTCAAATCATATAAATATTTTCACACCACATCACAAAATATTAAGCCTGAACTATTAAAATAAATTTTTAAAACAGATCAAAAGTAATTTCTTCTAAATAACAGTTTTATAAGGGGACCGCAGGGAAATTTTTCTGCGGTTTTTTTTATGATATTTTACTCCACTTATTTTTTCCTTTGTAATATCTTATATAGTAATTTTTGATAACCATATTATCAGGTCTGGACAGTATTGGATCGGCTTCCAGAATTCTTTCTACCGTGTTTTTTGTTGTTTTAATGATTGCTGAATCATTAATAAGATCAAGCCTTTTAAAATCTACCACACCACTTTGCTGTGTTCCCAGAATATCTCCGGGACCACGGAGCTGCATATCCACTTCAGAAATCTTAAAGCCATCATTGGTTTCCGTCATTGTCTTGATGCGGGTTCTGCTTTCCTTAGATAATTTATCAGAAGTCATCAGGATGCAGTAGCTTTGCTCAGCACCCCTTCCTACACGTCCTCTGAGCTGGTGGAGTTGTGAAAGACCAAATCTTTCAGAGCTTTCAATAACCATGACAGAAGCATTGGGAACGTTCACTCCAACTTCAATAACTGTAGTGGCAACCATAATTTCAGCTTTTCCGGAAGCAAAATAAGCCATTGCTGCATCTTTTTCGTCCGGTTTCATTTTCCCGTGAAGCATCGTCACACTATAGTCGGAGAAATAATCCATAACGTGCTCCAGTCCCTCCATCAGATTTTTATAATCTAAAGTTTCGGACTCTTCAATAAGAGGATATACAAAATAAGCCTGTCTCCCTTTTTTTATTTCATCTTTACAGAAATTGTAAACATACAGTCTGTCTTTTTCACGTCTGTGAGCCGTGATGATAGGTTTTCTTCCCACCGGCATCTCATCAATAACAGAAACATCGAGATCAGAATAAAAACTCATTGCCAATGTCCTCGGAATAGGAGTGGCTGTCATCACCAGGATATGTGGAGGAATTTTATTTTTAGCCCAAAGTTTAGCCCGTTGAGCAACCCCAAATCGATGCTGCTCATCAATAATAGCTAAGCCAAGGTTTTTAAATTTAACTTTATCCTCTAATACAGCATGGGTACCCACTAAGATAGAAAGACTGCCATTTTCAAGCTCTTCATGAATTACTCTTCTCGCTGCAGCTTTGGTTGAGCCTGTAAGCAACCGTACATTGATGTCCGTTCTTTCCAGCAATTCTTTAATCCCATTATAATGCTGCTGGGCAAGAATCTCTGTAGGAGCCATTATACAGCTCTGAAAACCATTGTCCATGGCGATAAGCATTGTAAGCAGGGCTACCATTGTTTTTCCTGAACCTACATCTCCTTGCAAAAGCCTGTTCATCTGAATAGGCCTTTTCATATCCATTCGGATTTCCTTTAAAACCCTTTTCTGAGCATTGGTAAGCTCAAAAGGAAGTTCGTTTTCATAAAAATTATTGAAATGATCGCCAATTATAGGGAAAGGGTTACCATAAGACTGAGTTTTATGATGAAGCTTTTTTAAGCCATAGCCCAGTTGGAAAAAAAATGACTCTTCAAATTTTAAGCGGTAATCTGCTTTGTCAAAATGCTCCATATCTTTTGGAAAATGGACATTGAGGAAAGCATGTGGCCTGGACATGAACTTGAAGGTTTTCATCATGTAATCAGGGAAATTTTCCTCAATGAGGTTTGGGATTTCCTTACAGATATTTCTTAGAGCATTCTGAAAGAATCTTTGATTGAGTCCTCTTTTGGTTAGTTTTTCAGAACTTGGATAAATAGGTTTCAGACGGGTATCCCCCTCTTTATTTTCTTCTGCTTCTATTTCCGGATGAGGCATAGAAAACTGACGGTTGAAAACATTGATCTTTCCAAAAATATAAACTTCCCGGTTTATAGGGAGCTGTTCCTTCAGCCATTTTGAATACTGAAACCATACCAGATCTAAACTGCCGGTTTCATCATTGAATTTGGCTGACAGTCTTTTGGTTTTTCCGGTCTGGATTTCCTGTACCTGTGTTATTTTTCCCTTTAATTGTATTTCCTGGGCACTTTCTTCTTTAAGCTGGGAGACTGTATAGAGTTTGCTTTTATCCAGATAGCGGATAGGATAGAAGTTAAGCATATCTTCTACTGTGGATAGGCCCAACACACTTTTGATGAGTTTAGCTCTTTCCGGACCTATTCCTTTTACGTATTCTATGGAGGTTTCTAATGTCATTTGAAAAACGAGCCCTAATTTCGGTAAAATAGCTGGAATTTGAAATTTTTATTTCTGGAAAATTATTTTTTTTTGGATATAGTAAAGGCTTTCAGAATATGAAAGCCTTTGTATTAATTTAATCTTTGATTTTAGATTTGAATTTTTTCTGGTAATCTTCCCATTGCTCTCTGGTTCGGATCTTTTTAAATAAATCCTTGGAGATAAGTTCCAGGTAAGGCTCCAGTTCTTTTGCTGAAAGTTCTCCCTGAAGAATGGTGATCGGATCACCGTTTTCATCCAGAAAAACTGTACTTGGAACAGCTCCTACATTCATATACTGGGTAAACTCATGCAGTGCATTCTTTCCTTTTTTATGTTCTGTATTAGGATTGGAAAATGTTCTTCCAAAAATCTCAATTGCTTTTTTTTCTTCAGCATTAAATTTTACAGGATAGTAATTGTCATTTAAAATCTGGGCAATCACGTGATGTCCATATGTTTTTTTGTCCATGATCTTGCATGGACCGCACCAGTCTGCATAAAAATCGATGAGGATTTTTTTTGGATTTTCTTTCTGAGCCTTTAATGCTTCTTCAATAGTCATCCATTTAACCTGTGCAAAACTGAAATTTAGTAATAACAAAAGTACTATGCTTAAAACTTTCTTCATATTGTGATTTTATGTAAAAATAAGCATAATTACTTATTTTATTATTTTACATCCTGCATTAATTTTTTCACGTACGGAGATATCAAAATTAATACCACTCCGGCAATTACAGCGTATAATCCCAATTGTTTATATCCATCAGTATAAGTGATCAATTCATCATAGTTGGTAGAACCTTCTTTTGCCGTAGCAAGACTGGCCCCAATGATCCCTGCCACATACTGTCCATAAGCGGAAGCAAGGAACCACATTCCCATCATCATTCCCTGAAGATTCTTAGTGGAAAGTTTGGTCATGATAGATAATCCGATAGGAGAGAGGCATAGCTCACCCAAAGTGATGATTAATAGTGCTATGGTAAAGAAATTCAATGAAGTAATCCCCTGAAGGTCGGCAAATAGGCGGGTTGCAAATAAAACATAATATCCTAATCCCAGAAAGATAAATCCTAATCCGAATTTGATAATGGTATTCGGTTCTATTTTTCTTTTATTCAGCCAGATCCATAGAAGCCCGATAAGTGGAGCTAAGAAAATAATGAAAAATGCACCTCCTGAATTATTAACACCGTTCGGGTCTAGGCCAAAAAGATCTTTATTTAGGTTTTTAGCAGCGAAAATACTTAAAGAACCGCCACTTTGTTCATAAATTCCCCAGAATACGATGGAGAATATAATGAAAACCAATGCCGCCCAAAGTTTCTTACGCTCTGATGCAGTCACTTTGGACATTTCGTAGAATAAATAAATTAAGGTCAATGGCCCGATAGTCCACATAAAATAATCGGTATATTCTGTTTTGGCTACCATTGTCATGATAATAGGTACAAACACCAGAGACAGAACATAAACTCCATATTCCTGCCATTTTGGAATGGGTGCTGCTTTGGTTTCTGCTAAAGGATGTCCAGGCTGTAACCCAATAGTTCCCAGCCTTCTTTGCGTGAATATAAAGTTAATAAGGCTTACCACCATCACTATTGCAGCCAATCCAAAAGCAATATGCCATCTCATTTCTTCTGCGATAATTTTATTAAGGAATTCTCCTTTACCAATGGCAATACATAAATAACCTCCTAGTAACGCGCCCAGGTTAATTCCTGCATAGAAAAGGGAAAAACCAGCATCAGCTCTGGAATCATTAGGTTTATAAAGCTGGCCAACCATTGATGAAATATTAGGCTTAAAGAAACCTGTTCCTACAACGGTAAATGAAATTCCCAGAAAAAAGAATTTATGAGGATCTGTGGCAAGAATTAAACTTCCTACAATCATCAGAAGACCTCCCCAGAACAGGGATTTTCTGAATCCTAAAATTTTATCTGCAAAAAGACCTCCTATGAAAGTAAATGCATAAACAAAAGCCTGTGTGGCTCCATACTGAAGGTTAGCTTCTTTTTCATGGAAATTAAGCTGTGAGATCATAAAGAAAACCAGCATTCCACGCATTCCGTAGAAACAGAAGCGTTCCCACATTTCAGAGAAAAATAGACTCCAGATCTGCCTAGGGTATTTTCCTTTGAAATTTTGTATTTCATCTAAAGTTAAGCTCATAATGATATATGATTGTTTTAATTAGGGTTTTTATCTTTCTGATCCAGTTCAAAACGGATTCTGTCCTGGTCAATAATTTGTTTTAATTCTTCTTCTTTTGGGAGGTACAGCAGGTATTTGCTTGCAAATAAATTGTTTTTTATCATTCAAGACAGAATATTTTACAATAGTTTCATCTTTTTCTGAACATAATAAAATTCCAATGGTTGGGTTATCCGCTTCACCACGTTTCAGATCATCATACATTTTTACATACATATCAATTTGTCCAATATCCTGATGCGAAAGTTTCCCGGTTTTTAGATCGATGATGATAAAGCATTTCAATATGTAATTATAAAAGATAAGACCACTATAGAATTCTGAGGTGTCCGTTGAAATATGTTGTTGTTTGGCTACGAATGCAAACCCTTTTCCAAGTTCCAGTAAAAACTTTTGAATATGATTGATGATGGCTGTTTCAATTTCTTTTTCTGAAAACTGTTCATCAGCTTTTAATCCTAGAAACTCAAAAATATAAGGATCTTTTAAAACACTGTGAATACTTTCTGTGGAAGATCTTTTATGTTCTAAAACCCCCTCGTAAGCTAGAGAATTAATCTGTCTTTTCAAATCTCTGTAGTTCCAGTTATTTTGAACGGATTCATTGATGTAATAATTTATTTTTTCAGCATTGTCAAGCCTAATCAATAATCTATAATGAGTCCAACTCAATTCGTGACGCAATGCGTCACATATTGGAAATGCATGATAAAAGGAGCGCATATTTCTTAAGTTACTTTCATCAAAACCTTTTCCAAATTCTAAAGTAAGTTTTTGAGAAAGATTCTTTAGAATATATTTTCCATATTCTGCGCGTTCTTTTCCCTCTTGTTCATCTTCAACAATCAATTTTCCGATCTGCCAATAGGTGAGTAGTAGAGTAGAATTCGCAATTCGAAAAACTTTTTCGCGCGACTGTCTAATAATTTCCTTTACGGATTGGAATAAAGAATCTTCGGAAATTTCCATCGTACGAAAATAAAAAAAACCTCTGACTTAGCAGAGGTTTTATTATATTTTGTTGATACAATTAGTTTACACCATGCATCATCTTCTTTAAGATAGGTGAAATTAAACCTAAAATGACAGCTGCGATACCACAAAGTACAACAAATACCATGAAGAATTCAAATAGATTATGGATCTCAAATCCTGCAAATGTAGGATTGTGTAATGGTAACTGAGCTTTATCAAAAGCTGCCACCTGATCCGCAGTCAGGGTTACTTTTTTATCTAAAACATCCTGAAGATTGACTCCCATTTCCTGTGCTTTTGTGAATTTATCACCTGTTGCAGGGATCAAAGCTCCCAATGAACCTGCTAAGGCATACCCTGCAGCATTAGAAATAAAGAAAACACCGTATAATAATGAAGCGAATCTTTTTGGAGCCAGTTTACCAACTAATGATAAACCAATTGGAGAAAGACAAAGCTCACCACATGTCTGAATGAAATATAATAACATTAGCCATTTGATCGCTAATAGACCAGAGTTTCCTAGATCTTTCACGTTATGGGCAATGATAAAATAAGAAAGCGCGATTAATGCTAATCCCATTGCCTGCTTGAACGGAGACACCGGTTCTTTGCCTTTTGTTCTTAATTTATCCCATGCTAAACTGAAAGGAACAGCCAATAGAACCACGAAAATTCCATTAAAAATCTGAACCATTGAAGGTGGCATATTCCATCCGAAGATATTTCTGTCAGTTTGGTTATCTGCGATAAATGTTAATGAAGATCCTGCCTGTTCGAAAGCTGCCCAGAAGAAAATGATAAAGAATGATACAATATAAATTACCCAGATTCTCTGTCTTTCAATTTTGTTTTCAGCAGAACTCATGATAAGAAAGGCAAGGGAAATACCAGCTGCATAAATAAAAGGATAAATAATTCCTTTGATTAACTGGCCCATTTCTACTGCTTTGAATCCGAATTCTCCTACCAACAGATATCTGAAAGCGAAGAACAGAATGACAAATATTACTCCGGTAATACCTAGAGATATTCCTGAGAATTTTGCTGTTTGTGTTTCTCCTTCTTCAAAGTCTGCACTGGTATTATTTTTTGGTAATCCTCCGATAGGTCTTCCTTCCGGTGTTACTACATATTTGTTTTTAAGGATAAAGAACGTTACAGTTCCAATTACCATTGCAATAGAAGCTGCTAAGAATCCCCATTTGAAAGCAAAAATATCTCTTACTCCAGTGGCTGCATCCTTTACATCACCTACGTAAGGGCAGATAAACTGACCTAAAAATGCTCCGATGTTAATCCCCATATAGAAAATGGTAAAAGCAGAATCCAGTTTAGACTTTTCCTGCTTTGGATAAAGACTTCCCACCATTGAAGAAATATTCGGTTTGAAGAATCCATTACCAAAGATAATAACGAATAAAGCCAGCCACATAATAAGTTTAGCACTTCCTATGTCAGCAGAAAAAGTTGAAGCACTGATAAATAACAAAAACTGCCCAATAGCCATTAGTGATCCACCAATGATAATTGCATATCTGTTTCCGATATATTTATCAGCAATAAAACCTCCCAAAAGAGGTGTTAAATAACATAAAGCTAGAAATCCACCATAGATGATTGCTGCATCAGCTTCTTTTATTAATAAGGAATTTACCATAAAGAGCGTTAAAAGTGCTCTCATCCCATAAAAGTTGAAACGCTCCCACATTTCTGTTCCGAAAAGAACCCATAATCCTTTAGGGTGCCTGGAACTCTTATTCTCTACAAATTCATCCGGTTTCGGACTCAATGCTTCAATATTATCCATTTCTATTGTTAATTTTTGTTAAGACTGACAAATATAGTTTATTTTGGGTTTTTGGCAAGGTTTTAATTTTATTTTTAAATAAAAAAGCTGCGAGGTACTCCCGCAGCTTGCTAATCTTTATAATATCAAGGATTAATGTCCTTTTTCTCTCATGATTTTATTCAATCTTTTTAACATAGAAAGTCCTAAAAGTGTCGCGAATATTAACAAAGCGAAGTTCACCAGGAAGTAATTGGTCTTGTTTTCATAATTGTACCATGTACTTGCAAGAATTCCGGAAAGCTTATTTCCCACAGAGTTGGCAAGGAAGAATCCTCCCATCATCAAAGCTGTAATTCTTGCAGGAGAAAGCTTGGAAACAAAAGAAAGCCCCATTGGAGACAGGCACAATTCTCCGATGGTAATCACTCCATAACTGGCAACAAGCCATAAAGGAGATACTTTTACAGCTCCGTTATCTCCAGCCATGACAGCTAAAACCATCACCAGACATGAAAGTCCGGAAATAAATAATCCCAAAACAATCTTGGTAGGCGTCAATGGTTCTTTACCTTTTCTTCTCAGCAGAGCCCAGAATCCGACGATAACCGGGGTAAGTGCAATCACCCAGAATGGATTGATAGACTGGAATAGTTCCGTATTGTACAGATAAACCTTATTTTCAGGATTTTTCTCAAGGGCAGCACGCTGTTCTGGAGAAATGTTTTTAAAATAAACATCTTTGCCTATTTCTTTTTTTGTTTCTCCGTTGTCGTCCTTTTGAGATCTGAACTGATTGTCATATACCGGAACTTCTTTATTTTCGTATCCTTTCCCTTCCACCATATAGATTCCCTCCAACGGCTTTTCAAGGGCAGCAGGGACACTTCTGTCTGTATAATAATTGGCCCATCTTGTCAATGCTGTACCGTTTTGTTTGAAAACAGCCCAAAAGAACATACTGATCAGGAATACAGAAAGTAATGCTCCGATTGAAGATTTCTCTTCCGGCTTGGCTTTAAAATAAAGTGAAGCATAGAAATAAATAACGGGTATGCAGGCAAAAATGAATGCATCTGTACTGTCGCTTCCGAATATATTATTAGGGATAAACCAGCCTAATGCTCCTGCAATGATAGCAGGAACGAATACTTTAAGCATGATTTCAGATAGTTTTGTATCACCTTCCTGTACAGGTTTCATCTGTGCAGCGTGGATGTAATGCTTTCTTCCGATGGTGAAAATAACCATCCCGATCAGCATCCCGACTCCCGCAGTGATGAAAGCCTCACCCCAACCGAATTTATTACGCATGAAAGCAGCAATAATATTACAGATAAATGCCCCGATATTGATTCCCATATAGAAAATATTATATCCGGAATCTTTATTGGCTTTATAAGGTTCTTCAGAATAAAGATTCCCTAGTAGAGTAGATATAGTAGGTTTAAAGAATCCATTTCCTATAATAATTAATGCCAGAGAGCTATAAAATAAAGGTAAATCTTTAAAGACACCCATTCCTATATATCCTGCGGCCATTAGAAAACCTCCAAGATAAATAGATTTAATGTACCCTAAAACGCGGTCTGCTAAAAATCCACCAATGAAAGGGGTAAGATAAGTCAGAGCAATATAAGTTCCGAAAATATCATCAGCAGTTTTGTCCGGAAGTCCAAGCCCGCCTTTCATACCAGTAGGCTCAATAACATACAGAACAAAGATTCCAAGAATCAGGTAGTACCCGAAACGCTCCCACATTTCTGTAAAAAAGAGAAAGGGCAGCCCTTTAGGATGTTTAGTCTTCATATATTCAATTTTCAAATTTCCCAAAAATAAGTTTTTAATTTTAATTGATAAAATAAATAATGAAGACGTAAACGATTAATGAAATAAATATAATTCGCCATTTAAAATTATGAACGAATAAAGAGCAAAGTTTCTTTAATCAAAAATCCCTTTCAAATTTTTGAGAGGGAAATGATTTGTTCATGAAAGAGAATTAATTGTGAACTAAAAATCATTATGTGATCATAAAGAGCGAAAAAATTACAGAGGATTATCAATGGGTTTCGTTAGAAAATTCTATTTCCAGAGCAATTCCCTTTAATCAGGCCAAGCTGGATAAATTGAAACTGGAATTATATGATAGCCCTTTTAAATATATAATGAATGGACGGCTTGCCTTACCTGAAGGAAAAAAATTAGAACTTGAAGACGGAACCATTCTCACCAAAGAACAGTTGAAACCAGCTGAAGCCAACGAAAGAAAAAAAATAAAGTCTTTTAATAATCCAATAGAACTGGATAAAGCTGTAAAATATCCTTAGCAAAAAAACCTTTCAAAAGTTTGAAAGGTTTTTTTGTTATAAGTAATATGTTGATTATAAATTGTTCAAAATAAAATCAGTCATTTTCTGATACAACTGAGGTCTAGTCTGTCCACCGTAAATTCCGTGGTTTTTATCCGGATAAGCCATGAAGTCAAACTGTTTTTTGTTTTGAATCAAAGCTTCAGAGAATTCCATAGAGTTTTGGAAATGAACATTATCATCAGCTGTTCCATGGATTAGTAAAAATTTGCCTTTCAATAGATTAGCATATTCTGTAGGTGAATTTTTATCATATCCGTCAGCATTTTCCTGGGGAGTTCTCATAAATCTTTCTGTATATACAGAATCGTAATACCTCCAGTTTGTTACCGGTGCCACAGCAATTCCCATCTTGAAAACATCTGCTCCTTTAGTCATTGCCAAGCTGGTCATATAACCTCCGAAGCTCCATCCGAACATTCCGATTCTGCTTTTATCAATATAAGACTGGTTCCCCAACCACTTTGCAGCAGTAATCTGATCTTCAATCTCATATTTCCCTAAATTCATGTAAGTTACTTTCTTGTATTTAGCACCTTTATAACCTGTTCCACGCCCGTCTACGCAAGCAACGATATATCCTTTTTGTACAAGATGGTTAAACCACATTGCATTTCCATTATCCCATGAATTAGAAACCTGCTGAGATCCGGGCCCTGAATACTGGAACATAAATAAA
This genomic window from Chryseobacterium sp. MEBOG06 contains:
- a CDS encoding helix-turn-helix domain-containing protein, which gives rise to MKMYVKFDFNALCKKVLDEKLKEHGLKYRLLNFGEVEFYEPFTQEQHNLFKKNLGDYGIEIIESQKTALVQKIKDAIVELVFSDEIIPVKASIYISEKLNHSYGYLSNLFSEVAYTSIENFVILQKIEHAKALIIRNKQSLTEIAHKLNYSSVAHLSTQFKNTTGITPSQFQKIIGRRRKAQSTAINPKMQYE
- a CDS encoding YhcG family protein; translation: MEISEDSLFQSVKEIIRQSREKVFRIANSTLLLTYWQIGKLIVEDEQEGKERAEYGKYILKNLSQKLTLEFGKGFDESNLRNMRSFYHAFPICDALRHELSWTHYRLLIRLDNAEKINYYINESVQNNWNYRDLKRQINSLAYEGVLEHKRSSTESIHSVLKDPYIFEFLGLKADEQFSEKEIETAIINHIQKFLLELGKGFAFVAKQQHISTDTSEFYSGLIFYNYILKCFIIIDLKTGKLSHQDIGQIDMYVKMYDDLKRGEADNPTIGILLCSEKDETIVKYSVLNDKKQFICKQIPAVPPKRRRIKTNY
- a CDS encoding thioredoxin family protein; this translates as MKKVLSIVLLLLLNFSFAQVKWMTIEEALKAQKENPKKILIDFYADWCGPCKIMDKKTYGHHVIAQILNDNYYPVKFNAEEKKAIEIFGRTFSNPNTEHKKGKNALHEFTQYMNVGAVPSTVFLDENGDPITILQGELSAKELEPYLELISKDLFKKIRTREQWEDYQKKFKSKIKD
- the recG gene encoding ATP-dependent DNA helicase RecG, whose product is MTLETSIEYVKGIGPERAKLIKSVLGLSTVEDMLNFYPIRYLDKSKLYTVSQLKEESAQEIQLKGKITQVQEIQTGKTKRLSAKFNDETGSLDLVWFQYSKWLKEQLPINREVYIFGKINVFNRQFSMPHPEIEAEENKEGDTRLKPIYPSSEKLTKRGLNQRFFQNALRNICKEIPNLIEENFPDYMMKTFKFMSRPHAFLNVHFPKDMEHFDKADYRLKFEESFFFQLGYGLKKLHHKTQSYGNPFPIIGDHFNNFYENELPFELTNAQKRVLKEIRMDMKRPIQMNRLLQGDVGSGKTMVALLTMLIAMDNGFQSCIMAPTEILAQQHYNGIKELLERTDINVRLLTGSTKAAARRVIHEELENGSLSILVGTHAVLEDKVKFKNLGLAIIDEQHRFGVAQRAKLWAKNKIPPHILVMTATPIPRTLAMSFYSDLDVSVIDEMPVGRKPIITAHRREKDRLYVYNFCKDEIKKGRQAYFVYPLIEESETLDYKNLMEGLEHVMDYFSDYSVTMLHGKMKPDEKDAAMAYFASGKAEIMVATTVIEVGVNVPNASVMVIESSERFGLSQLHQLRGRVGRGAEQSYCILMTSDKLSKESRTRIKTMTETNDGFKISEVDMQLRGPGDILGTQQSGVVDFKRLDLINDSAIIKTTKNTVERILEADPILSRPDNMVIKNYYIRYYKGKNKWSKIS
- a CDS encoding peptide MFS transporter — encoded protein: MSLTLDEIQNFKGKYPRQIWSLFFSEMWERFCFYGMRGMLVFFMISQLNFHEKEANLQYGATQAFVYAFTFIGGLFADKILGFRKSLFWGGLLMIVGSLILATDPHKFFFLGISFTVVGTGFFKPNISSMVGQLYKPNDSRADAGFSLFYAGINLGALLGGYLCIAIGKGEFLNKIIAEEMRWHIAFGLAAIVMVVSLINFIFTQRRLGTIGLQPGHPLAETKAAPIPKWQEYGVYVLSLVFVPIIMTMVAKTEYTDYFMWTIGPLTLIYLFYEMSKVTASERKKLWAALVFIIFSIVFWGIYEQSGGSLSIFAAKNLNKDLFGLDPNGVNNSGGAFFIIFLAPLIGLLWIWLNKRKIEPNTIIKFGLGFIFLGLGYYVLFATRLFADLQGITSLNFFTIALLIITLGELCLSPIGLSIMTKLSTKNLQGMMMGMWFLASAYGQYVAGIIGASLATAKEGSTNYDELITYTDGYKQLGLYAVIAGVVLILISPYVKKLMQDVK
- a CDS encoding peptide MFS transporter is translated as MDNIEALSPKPDEFVENKSSRHPKGLWVLFGTEMWERFNFYGMRALLTLFMVNSLLIKEADAAIIYGGFLALCYLTPLLGGFIADKYIGNRYAIIIGGSLMAIGQFLLFISASTFSADIGSAKLIMWLALFVIIFGNGFFKPNISSMVGSLYPKQEKSKLDSAFTIFYMGINIGAFLGQFICPYVGDVKDAATGVRDIFAFKWGFLAASIAMVIGTVTFFILKNKYVVTPEGRPIGGLPKNNTSADFEEGETQTAKFSGISLGITGVIFVILFFAFRYLLVGEFGFKAVEMGQLIKGIIYPFIYAAGISLAFLIMSSAENKIERQRIWVIYIVSFFIIFFWAAFEQAGSSLTFIADNQTDRNIFGWNMPPSMVQIFNGIFVVLLAVPFSLAWDKLRTKGKEPVSPFKQAMGLALIALSYFIIAHNVKDLGNSGLLAIKWLMLLYFIQTCGELCLSPIGLSLVGKLAPKRFASLLYGVFFISNAAGYALAGSLGALIPATGDKFTKAQEMGVNLQDVLDKKVTLTADQVAAFDKAQLPLHNPTFAGFEIHNLFEFFMVFVVLCGIAAVILGLISPILKKMMHGVN
- a CDS encoding GNAT family N-acetyltransferase → MKFIKATKNDIPLIQNLARRSWENAYAEILSGEQMEYMLSEMYSETEINSHLQNPDYQYYLIQDENNNSYEGFIGYELNYEENTTKLHRIYLVPESKGKGFGKGALQFLNEKASENGNRRIILNVNKYNAARNFYESQGYSVYDEGVFDIGGGFVMDDYLMEFLIHM
- a CDS encoding response regulator, whose translation is MNKEFLNVIVADNDENTLIFFKNILKELKVSIKVQCFSNGNSLMEYLNNDDAVVPEIVFMRYTLPGKDSMECLDEMGLNLKFSNMVKAVFSDPIPEIEIEDIFVKGANIYMRKPESFETFKKVLTDIITINWQYYTSGLNKENFILKV